A single region of the Pseudomonas sp. B21-023 genome encodes:
- the lapD gene encoding cyclic di-GMP receptor LapD has protein sequence MSLFKQLLLAICLFLVIAFSGSFMVSLESSRSQYVNQLRSHAQDAATALALSLTPNIDDPAMVELMVSSIFDSGYYSSIKVIDLDSNAVLVERHAEPDAGGVPGWFIQLIGLEPAGGDALVSRGWQQAARVEVISHPMFALGKLWQSALGSLGWLLLCGAVSAVLGALLLRRQLRPLDYMVAQSHAIARREFLSLPELPRTPELRRVVQAMNQMVEKLKALFTEQAERSEKLRAESYQDSLTGLANRRYFEMQLNARVSNLEEARTGYLLLLRVQDLAGLNARLGGQRTDQLLQAVGEQLRRTCANYPETNDLITRSRGGEFAVLAPGMVHDEAIQLAQALEATLQSLHETGASDVDPVACIGLAPYSPGDAPQALLKLADEALARAESQPAPGWVCLEQGAAGQAADSHHAWHTRLDQALGKGQFELFFQPVVDAKAPERVLHYKVISRLHDEEGEALAAGRFLPWLERFGWMARLDLLVLEKVLKHLQGHGEALALNLSAATLADPKALQRVYELLGQHGALGQRLTFEIGEEQLPEQSVLEQLTRRLRTLGFSLALQRFGGRFSMIGNLAHLGLAYLKIDGGYIRNIDQERHKRLFIEAIQRAAHSIDLPLIAERVETEGELKVLREMGVQGIQGQLVGGPAPWR, from the coding sequence ATGTCACTGTTCAAACAATTGCTGCTAGCCATTTGCCTGTTCCTGGTGATCGCCTTCAGTGGCAGCTTCATGGTCAGCCTGGAGAGCTCGCGCAGCCAGTACGTCAACCAGCTGCGTTCCCATGCCCAGGACGCCGCGACCGCGCTGGCGTTGTCGCTGACGCCGAACATCGACGACCCAGCGATGGTCGAGCTGATGGTCAGCTCGATTTTCGACAGTGGCTACTACTCGAGTATCAAGGTCATCGACCTGGACTCCAACGCCGTGTTGGTCGAGCGCCACGCCGAGCCTGACGCCGGCGGTGTGCCGGGCTGGTTCATCCAGCTCATCGGCCTGGAGCCGGCCGGTGGTGATGCCCTCGTCAGCCGCGGCTGGCAGCAGGCGGCGCGGGTCGAGGTGATCAGCCACCCGATGTTTGCCCTGGGCAAACTCTGGCAGAGCGCCCTGGGTAGCCTTGGCTGGCTGCTGCTGTGCGGCGCGGTGAGCGCGGTGCTCGGGGCACTGCTGCTGCGCCGTCAGTTGCGCCCGCTCGACTACATGGTGGCGCAGTCCCACGCTATCGCCCGTCGTGAGTTCCTCAGTCTGCCCGAGCTGCCACGCACCCCCGAGCTGCGCCGAGTGGTGCAGGCGATGAACCAGATGGTCGAGAAGCTCAAGGCACTGTTCACCGAGCAGGCCGAGCGCAGCGAGAAGCTGCGGGCGGAGTCGTACCAGGACAGCCTCACCGGCCTTGCCAATCGACGTTACTTCGAAATGCAGCTCAATGCCCGGGTCAGCAACCTGGAGGAGGCCCGTACCGGCTACCTGCTGCTGCTGCGGGTCCAGGACCTGGCCGGGCTCAATGCCCGCCTGGGTGGCCAACGCACCGACCAGTTGCTGCAGGCGGTGGGTGAGCAACTGCGCCGTACCTGTGCGAACTACCCGGAGACCAACGACCTGATCACCCGCAGCCGTGGCGGCGAGTTCGCGGTGCTGGCGCCGGGCATGGTCCATGACGAGGCGATCCAGCTGGCCCAGGCCCTGGAGGCTACCTTGCAGAGCCTGCACGAGACCGGTGCCAGCGATGTCGACCCGGTGGCCTGCATCGGCCTTGCCCCCTACAGCCCCGGCGATGCGCCGCAAGCGCTGCTCAAGCTCGCCGACGAGGCCCTGGCCCGCGCCGAGAGCCAACCCGCGCCGGGCTGGGTATGTCTGGAGCAGGGAGCCGCGGGCCAGGCCGCCGACAGTCACCATGCCTGGCACACGCGCCTGGACCAGGCGCTGGGCAAGGGCCAGTTCGAACTGTTCTTCCAACCGGTCGTGGACGCCAAGGCGCCGGAGCGGGTGCTGCACTACAAGGTCATCTCGCGCCTGCACGATGAGGAGGGCGAAGCCCTGGCGGCCGGCCGCTTCCTGCCCTGGCTGGAGCGCTTCGGCTGGATGGCGCGGCTGGACCTGCTGGTGCTGGAGAAGGTGCTCAAGCATCTGCAAGGGCATGGCGAAGCGCTGGCGCTGAACCTGTCGGCCGCCACCCTGGCCGACCCCAAGGCGTTGCAGCGCGTCTATGAGCTGTTGGGGCAGCACGGCGCGCTGGGGCAGCGACTGACCTTCGAGATCGGCGAGGAGCAGCTGCCCGAGCAGTCAGTGCTCGAGCAACTCACCCGGCGCCTGCGCACCCTGGGCTTCAGCCTGGCACTGCAACGCTTCGGCGGGCGCTTCAGCATGATCGGCAACCTGGCCCACCTGGGTCTGGCCTACCTGAAGATCGATGGTGGCTACATCCGCAACATCGACCAGGAACGGCACAAGCGCCTGTTCATCGAAGCCATCCAGCGGGCTGCGCACAGCATCGACCTGCCGCTGATCGCCGAGCGGGTGGAGACCGAAGGGGAGTTGAAGGTGCTGCGGGAGATGGGCGTGCAGGGTATCCAGGGGCAACTGGTGGGTGGGCCGGCGCCCTGGCGTTAA
- the lapG gene encoding cysteine protease LapG, which translates to MSAVAIPWPLNATARRLGLAVLLGCLWLGVSQADWDFSQISRRAQALYGPMGAGQGRIDAWQNLMVTQKQGSELEQLQVVNLFFNKQLRYVEDIDLWHEVDYWATPVQSLIKGAGDCEDYAIAKYFSLRRMGIPAEKLRITYVKALRQNRAHMVLTYYSSPQAQPLVLDSLMDAIKPASQRTDLLPVYAFNGEGLWLTGAGGNKKVGDTKRLSRWQDLLKKMQAEGFPAEPVY; encoded by the coding sequence GTGTCCGCAGTGGCGATACCTTGGCCTCTCAATGCGACCGCACGCCGGCTCGGCCTTGCCGTGCTGCTCGGCTGTCTGTGGCTGGGCGTGTCCCAAGCGGATTGGGACTTCTCGCAGATCAGTCGCCGCGCTCAGGCGCTCTACGGCCCGATGGGCGCGGGCCAGGGGCGTATCGATGCCTGGCAGAACCTGATGGTGACACAGAAGCAGGGCAGCGAACTGGAGCAGCTGCAGGTGGTCAACCTGTTCTTCAACAAGCAGCTGCGCTATGTCGAAGACATCGACCTGTGGCACGAGGTCGATTACTGGGCCACGCCGGTACAATCGCTGATAAAGGGTGCGGGCGACTGCGAGGATTATGCCATCGCCAAGTACTTCAGCCTGCGGCGCATGGGCATTCCGGCGGAAAAGCTACGCATCACCTACGTAAAGGCCTTGCGCCAGAACCGTGCGCACATGGTCCTGACCTATTATTCAAGCCCACAGGCCCAGCCGCTGGTGCTGGACAGCCTGATGGACGCGATCAAGCCGGCCAGCCAGCGTACCGACCTGCTGCCGGTGTATGCCTTCAACGGTGAAGGCCTGTGGCTGACCGGCGCGGGCGGCAACAAGAAGGTCGGCGACACCAAGCGCCTGTCGCGTTGGCAGGATCTGCTGAAGAAAATGCAGGCCGAAGGGTTCCCGGCCGAACCGGTTTACTGA
- a CDS encoding GntR family transcriptional regulator, with product MAEKPKLLSTVLGSEQVPPHLARGVIEERLRSAILDGRLPPGTAVRQQELATLFGVSRMPVREALRQLEAQSLLQVVMHKGAVVAPLIGEDAVDTYALRVLLETEALRQSIPLLDAGDIAQARAYIRQLETETRHAEIGRLNRLFHMALYSKAQNQKLLRMIEIELNEEERFLRFHLSSMGLGKLTQDDHIALVDAANDRLVDEAVKLLEEHLNHAARTIRKYLDRQSAN from the coding sequence GTGGCTGAGAAACCCAAACTCCTGAGCACCGTACTGGGTAGCGAACAAGTACCACCGCACCTGGCCCGGGGTGTTATCGAAGAGCGCCTGCGCAGTGCCATCCTTGATGGCCGCCTGCCCCCGGGCACCGCCGTGCGCCAGCAAGAGCTGGCGACTTTGTTCGGTGTCAGTCGCATGCCTGTGCGCGAGGCGCTGCGCCAACTCGAAGCCCAGTCGCTGCTGCAGGTGGTGATGCACAAAGGCGCCGTGGTAGCGCCATTGATCGGTGAAGACGCCGTCGACACGTACGCCCTGCGTGTACTGCTCGAGACCGAGGCGTTGCGCCAGTCGATCCCCTTGCTCGATGCCGGCGACATCGCCCAGGCCAGGGCTTACATCCGTCAACTGGAGACCGAGACTCGTCATGCCGAAATCGGCCGGCTCAATCGCCTGTTCCACATGGCCCTCTACAGCAAGGCGCAGAACCAGAAACTGCTGCGCATGATCGAGATCGAGCTGAACGAAGAGGAACGCTTCCTGCGTTTCCATCTGTCCTCGATGGGCCTGGGCAAACTCACCCAGGATGACCACATTGCCCTTGTCGATGCCGCCAACGACAGACTGGTGGACGAGGCCGTGAAGCTCCTGGAAGAACACCTCAACCATGCCGCGCGCACCATCAGGAAGTACCTCGACAGGCAATCGGCCAACTGA
- a CDS encoding DUF3050 domain-containing protein, whose protein sequence is MSTLKRTLSDKKHELSLHPLFSEIDSLETLRGFMETHVFAVWDFMSLTKRLQQELTCVSLPWLPPRDPAAARLINEIVLGEESDDRLDHGHYSHFELYLDAMREVGASTQAIERFVSLQQQGVAAFDALQRCGASEAAQRFVRDTLKVAIEAPAHQVAAAFLHGRESVIPAMFQQILDEWGIGTEQAPTFRYYLQRHIEVDSEDHGPAAEQLLARLVDHDPLRQEDVYVAAIAAVDSRMALWDRLRTSLKAAVAEVTP, encoded by the coding sequence ATGAGCACATTGAAGCGCACACTTTCCGACAAGAAACATGAACTTTCCCTGCACCCGCTATTTTCCGAAATCGATTCTCTGGAGACGCTGCGTGGGTTCATGGAAACCCACGTGTTTGCCGTCTGGGACTTCATGTCGCTGACCAAGCGCCTGCAGCAGGAGCTGACCTGCGTCAGCCTGCCCTGGCTGCCACCAAGGGACCCGGCTGCGGCGCGCCTGATCAACGAGATCGTCCTGGGCGAGGAATCGGACGATCGCCTCGATCATGGTCACTACAGCCACTTCGAGCTGTACCTGGATGCCATGCGCGAAGTCGGTGCCAGCACCCAGGCCATCGAGCGCTTCGTCAGCCTGCAGCAACAAGGCGTCGCGGCATTCGACGCGCTGCAACGCTGCGGCGCCAGTGAAGCCGCGCAGCGATTCGTTCGCGACACCCTCAAAGTGGCCATCGAGGCACCGGCCCACCAAGTTGCCGCCGCCTTCCTGCATGGGCGGGAAAGCGTCATTCCAGCGATGTTCCAACAAATTCTCGACGAGTGGGGCATCGGTACCGAGCAGGCGCCGACCTTCCGCTACTACCTGCAACGTCACATCGAAGTCGACTCCGAGGACCACGGCCCCGCCGCCGAGCAATTGCTGGCACGCCTGGTCGATCATGATCCGCTGCGCCAGGAAGACGTCTACGTGGCCGCCATCGCCGCGGTGGACAGCCGCATGGCCCTGTGGGACCGCCTGCGTACATCGCTGAAAGCGGCTGTTGCCGAGGTCACCCCATGA
- a CDS encoding diiron oxygenase produces the protein MNALEYRSFAEAWEARATIRTRPRRLVEDDQRLIYPLSRQPLVLGATFQRECPQLRDFVLVQSLYKFINDVVIFETEIVDRTARRIAKDRFAVRFPFACRYDAMTVVVDEDYHALVAMDFLQQTIALTGIEPIALPQEIELSRAIPAALEQVPEALRDALELICVGIAENTLTDDVAAFARDDSVKPSVKGLMADHLLDEGRHSSFWARLTRIYWHTAPEADRQMIAKVLPLFLRQYLTNDIQQAFDCALIDALPVTDTVRQALREEVLGLAYPINRQHPLLGNILRFFRSSSMLESPCVQDALRDYLP, from the coding sequence ATGAATGCCCTCGAGTATCGCTCCTTTGCCGAGGCCTGGGAGGCCAGGGCGACCATTCGCACCCGGCCCCGGCGCCTGGTGGAGGATGACCAGCGCCTGATCTACCCCCTGAGCCGCCAGCCCCTGGTGCTCGGCGCGACGTTCCAGCGCGAGTGCCCGCAGCTGCGCGACTTCGTGCTGGTACAGAGCCTCTACAAGTTCATCAATGACGTGGTGATCTTCGAGACCGAGATCGTCGACCGCACCGCCCGGCGCATCGCCAAGGACCGCTTTGCCGTGCGCTTCCCGTTCGCCTGCCGCTACGACGCGATGACCGTGGTGGTGGACGAGGACTATCACGCCCTGGTGGCGATGGACTTCCTGCAGCAAACCATCGCCCTGACCGGGATCGAGCCGATCGCCCTGCCCCAGGAAATCGAACTCAGCCGCGCCATTCCAGCCGCGCTGGAACAGGTACCCGAGGCCCTGCGTGACGCCTTGGAGCTGATCTGCGTGGGCATCGCCGAGAACACCCTGACCGACGATGTCGCGGCCTTTGCCCGCGACGACTCGGTCAAGCCCTCGGTGAAGGGCCTGATGGCCGATCACCTGCTGGACGAAGGTCGTCACTCGAGCTTCTGGGCGCGCCTGACGCGCATCTACTGGCATACCGCGCCCGAGGCGGATCGCCAGATGATCGCCAAGGTACTGCCGTTGTTCCTGCGCCAGTACCTGACCAACGACATCCAGCAGGCTTTCGACTGTGCCCTGATCGACGCCTTGCCGGTGACCGACACGGTGCGCCAGGCCCTGCGCGAGGAAGTGCTGGGCCTGGCCTACCCGATCAACCGCCAGCATCCGCTGCTGGGCAACATCCTGCGTTTCTTCCGCAGCAGCTCGATGCTCGAGTCGCCCTGCGTACAGGACGCCCTGCGCGACTATCTGCCCTGA
- a CDS encoding amino acid adenylation domain-containing protein, which yields MRRLDILLVGISPPLEEFARMLAEHGHGSARADSAQALPRQLSAHPDLVVEDGSLALSSSDWQPLGGTPLLRLRLGASCADTLPQLEALCWCGSASAQRLIHRVPIHTPRSGNGQQLREDTLQALCEQLALQVTRFARNPLHLQETPAVNPGDQEREHSLDWLDTLAYRHPFNRTLRADLLEKAETDLIGDLEHSLRVYAECHAVNHDGLRCTYEQLHARTAVIQQALLPLLPNAGEQPPVVAVCMGKSPELYASLLAVLGCAAIYLPLDPATPAERRQLILDDAGACVLLHDGQAPVDIPDVDVRNLPLPQDLPLPSLALRQAAADQACVAIYTSGTTGQPKGVLLTQGNLAHFMAWYREHVGLDRHSRVLQFSTIGFDASLLDILPTFACGAELVLPSEDQRRDPQRLVQLIHREEVSHAFLPPALLSILPRDLHLGLRHLVTGGDVCEPEVIARLAGQCHMHNIYGPTETTVLATTRVFAAGDDNRNLGLPIANTQVLILDQHLQPVCEQTPGELYIAGPGVGLGYLNNSELSAERFVELSLPAGRTLRAYRTGDIGKWTEQGIELCGRRDNQVKIRGFRVEPEEIEHCLRDSQLFAQVAVVIDAQRRVLAFLAHPQRADAEALLREHAERHLPDYMRPTFYQVLQQMPYTANGKVDRRVLSLRPLTLPTSQRIEPRTATEERLRRLWSTLLELPQSEISADDSFFNLGGHSILLSRLLLEVREHFGQGVAINRFIEQPTLQRLGALLDGDHEALQTSLVRLEQDANRELGLQVQPLERLGDVHKVIVTGANSFLGVHLVEALLEWGASEVACLVRSAAGLSADERFSQALRDNHVTLDRSRVRVFEADLRKPLLGLAQADYDYLDSNYGALLHNAAQVNHVLDYEVLAADNIEPLFECLRLCEGRRKKIFNFVSTLSACSAVDGEGHVLESDPADTPPIYIRNGYNLSKWVGERILSRAREQGVWVNLFRPGNITFDSRTGACQPQRNRLMLMLKGSLQLGQVPELEIDFDLMPVDFLSRFIAFHSSRHQAGRCVFNLHNPEPLRWRDYLASFHAQGHAFELVSIEQWQRQLARVDSDNALYDVLGFYLDGFEEDIGDISGIAHDNARAGVQRMGARYPSKDPALLSRGCRYLADIGFI from the coding sequence ATGAGACGCCTCGACATACTTCTGGTGGGCATCAGCCCGCCCCTGGAGGAGTTCGCCCGCATGCTCGCCGAGCACGGACATGGCTCGGCCAGGGCCGATAGCGCCCAGGCCTTGCCCCGGCAGCTGTCGGCCCATCCCGACCTGGTGGTGGAGGATGGCAGCCTGGCACTGAGCAGCAGTGATTGGCAGCCCCTGGGCGGCACGCCGCTGCTCAGGCTGCGCCTGGGTGCGAGCTGCGCCGACACCCTGCCGCAACTGGAGGCCCTGTGCTGGTGCGGCAGTGCCAGCGCCCAGCGCCTGATCCATCGCGTGCCGATACACACGCCGCGCTCCGGTAATGGCCAACAGCTGCGTGAGGACACCTTGCAAGCCCTGTGCGAGCAACTGGCACTGCAGGTCACCCGCTTCGCCCGCAACCCATTGCATTTGCAGGAAACGCCTGCGGTGAACCCGGGAGATCAGGAGCGCGAACACAGCCTGGACTGGCTGGACACTTTGGCTTACCGACATCCGTTCAACCGCACGCTACGCGCCGATTTGCTGGAGAAGGCCGAAACAGACCTGATCGGCGACCTGGAACACAGTCTGCGTGTGTACGCAGAGTGTCATGCCGTGAACCACGACGGCCTGCGTTGCACTTATGAGCAGCTGCATGCCCGCACCGCCGTCATCCAGCAGGCCTTGTTGCCGCTGTTGCCCAACGCCGGGGAACAGCCGCCTGTGGTCGCCGTGTGCATGGGCAAGTCACCCGAGCTCTACGCCAGCCTGTTGGCGGTGCTGGGCTGCGCCGCCATCTACCTGCCACTGGATCCGGCCACGCCGGCCGAGCGCCGCCAGCTGATCCTCGACGACGCTGGCGCCTGCGTTCTGCTGCACGACGGTCAGGCGCCTGTGGATATCCCTGATGTTGATGTGCGCAACCTTCCTTTGCCGCAGGACTTGCCGCTGCCCAGCCTGGCGTTGCGCCAGGCTGCCGCCGACCAGGCCTGCGTGGCGATCTACACCTCCGGCACCACCGGCCAACCCAAAGGCGTGTTGCTCACCCAGGGCAACCTGGCGCACTTCATGGCCTGGTATCGCGAGCATGTGGGCTTGGACCGGCACAGCCGGGTACTGCAGTTCTCCACCATCGGCTTCGACGCCTCGCTGCTGGATATCCTGCCGACGTTCGCCTGTGGCGCGGAACTGGTCTTGCCCAGTGAGGACCAGCGTCGCGATCCGCAGCGGCTGGTACAACTTATCCACAGAGAGGAGGTGAGCCACGCGTTCCTGCCACCGGCGCTGCTGAGTATCCTTCCCCGTGATCTGCACCTGGGCCTGCGTCACCTGGTGACCGGTGGCGACGTCTGCGAACCGGAAGTCATCGCTCGATTGGCCGGGCAATGCCACATGCACAACATCTACGGGCCGACCGAAACCACCGTGCTGGCCACAACCCGGGTGTTCGCTGCAGGCGACGACAACCGCAACCTGGGGCTGCCGATTGCCAACACCCAGGTGCTGATACTCGACCAGCACCTGCAGCCGGTTTGTGAGCAGACCCCCGGCGAGCTGTACATCGCCGGGCCAGGTGTCGGCCTGGGTTACCTGAACAACTCCGAACTGAGCGCCGAACGTTTCGTCGAGCTGAGCTTGCCCGCGGGCCGCACACTGCGCGCCTACCGTACGGGGGACATCGGCAAATGGACCGAACAAGGTATAGAGCTGTGCGGCCGGCGAGACAACCAGGTGAAGATCCGTGGCTTCCGGGTCGAACCCGAAGAAATCGAGCACTGCCTGCGCGATAGCCAGCTGTTCGCCCAGGTGGCGGTGGTGATCGACGCCCAGCGGCGGGTCCTGGCCTTCCTTGCCCACCCGCAACGGGCCGATGCCGAAGCCTTGCTGCGCGAGCATGCCGAGCGACACCTGCCCGACTACATGCGCCCGACGTTCTATCAGGTACTGCAGCAGATGCCCTATACCGCCAACGGCAAGGTGGATCGCCGGGTGTTGTCGTTGCGTCCACTGACCTTGCCAACCAGCCAGCGCATCGAACCACGGACCGCGACCGAGGAGCGCCTGCGTCGCCTGTGGAGCACGCTGCTGGAGCTCCCACAAAGCGAAATTTCCGCCGACGACAGCTTCTTCAATCTCGGCGGTCACTCCATCCTGCTGTCGCGCTTGCTGCTGGAGGTCAGGGAGCACTTCGGCCAGGGGGTGGCCATCAACCGCTTCATCGAACAGCCGACCTTGCAGCGCCTGGGCGCGCTGCTCGATGGCGATCACGAGGCGTTGCAAACCTCCCTGGTACGCCTGGAGCAGGACGCCAACCGCGAACTGGGCCTGCAGGTGCAACCGCTGGAGCGCCTGGGCGATGTGCACAAGGTGATCGTCACCGGGGCCAACAGCTTCCTTGGCGTGCATCTGGTCGAGGCCCTGCTGGAGTGGGGCGCGAGTGAAGTCGCTTGCCTGGTACGCAGCGCCGCAGGGTTATCCGCCGATGAGCGTTTCTCCCAGGCCCTGCGGGACAACCACGTCACCCTGGACCGCAGCCGCGTGCGGGTATTCGAAGCGGACCTGCGCAAGCCACTACTGGGTCTGGCCCAGGCCGACTACGACTACCTGGACAGCAACTATGGCGCGTTGCTGCACAACGCCGCGCAAGTCAACCATGTGCTCGACTACGAGGTACTGGCAGCCGACAACATCGAGCCGTTGTTCGAATGCCTGCGGTTGTGTGAGGGCCGTCGCAAGAAAATCTTCAACTTCGTCTCCACCCTGTCCGCCTGCAGCGCCGTGGATGGCGAGGGCCATGTGCTGGAGAGCGACCCCGCAGACACCCCGCCGATCTACATCCGCAATGGCTACAACCTGAGCAAATGGGTCGGCGAGCGCATCCTCAGCCGTGCCCGTGAACAAGGCGTGTGGGTCAACCTGTTCCGCCCCGGCAACATCACCTTCGATAGCCGCACAGGGGCCTGCCAGCCTCAGCGCAACCGGCTGATGCTGATGCTCAAGGGCTCGCTGCAGTTGGGCCAGGTGCCGGAGCTGGAGATCGACTTCGACCTCATGCCGGTGGACTTCCTGTCCCGCTTCATCGCTTTCCACAGCAGCCGTCACCAGGCCGGCCGGTGCGTGTTCAACCTGCACAACCCCGAACCCCTGCGCTGGCGTGACTACCTGGCTTCGTTCCATGCCCAGGGCCATGCCTTCGAACTGGTCAGCATCGAGCAATGGCAGCGCCAGTTGGCCAGGGTCGATAGCGACAACGCGCTGTACGACGTCCTGGGCTTCTACCTGGACGGTTTCGAAGAAGACATCGGTGACATCTCCGGCATCGCCCACGACAACGCTCGTGCCGGCGTGCAGCGCATGGGCGCCCGTTACCCAAGCAAGGACCCGGCGCTGCTCAGTCGCGGCTGCCGCTACCTGGCCGACATCGGCTTTATCTGA
- a CDS encoding SRPBCC family protein, whose amino-acid sequence MQALKPDTLIRNPQGCLVVSSVEIAAPAANVWNIVGNFAGFPVFIPALAHIEMTGSGVRSVRKKLFKDGNVVIEQLNSRDDQAMNMTWSLIYTSLNIGNLWAAMQVQAIDLQHSRATWTIQAEPWEGGPEALPGFQAFLQGFADEAMGNVRNLLS is encoded by the coding sequence ATGCAAGCACTCAAACCCGATACCCTGATCCGCAACCCGCAAGGCTGTCTTGTGGTTTCCAGCGTGGAGATCGCCGCGCCGGCGGCCAACGTGTGGAACATCGTCGGCAACTTCGCTGGCTTCCCGGTGTTCATTCCTGCCCTGGCGCATATCGAGATGACCGGCAGCGGCGTGCGCTCGGTGCGCAAGAAGCTGTTCAAGGATGGCAACGTGGTGATCGAGCAGTTGAACTCCCGTGACGATCAGGCCATGAACATGACCTGGAGCCTGATCTACACCAGTTTGAACATCGGCAATCTGTGGGCGGCCATGCAAGTGCAGGCGATCGATCTCCAACACAGCCGGGCTACCTGGACCATCCAGGCCGAGCCATGGGAAGGCGGGCCGGAGGCACTGCCGGGCTTCCAGGCATTTCTGCAGGGCTTTGCCGATGAGGCGATGGGAAATGTGCGTAACCTGCTGAGCTGA